In the genome of Dermacentor variabilis isolate Ectoservices chromosome 5, ASM5094787v1, whole genome shotgun sequence, one region contains:
- the Ccdc56 gene encoding coiled-coil domain containing 56 — MSGDNVMPKIDVQKELSGSAQLNYMKIIEKENMERVRRLKRIRHRNLLTGFLLAGGVCGIFAYSVLAVKQESFLDNFEEPAPK, encoded by the exons ATGTCGGGAGACAACGTTATGCCCAAGATTGACGTTCAAAAGGAGCTGAGTGGGTCCGCGCAGCTCAACTATATGAAGATTATAGAAAAGGAGAACATGGAACGGGTGCGGAGGTTGAAACGTATTCGCCATAGGAACCTGCTGACGGGATTTCTCCTCGCCGGCGGAGTATGCGGAATAT TTGCATATTCGGTGCTCGCTGTCAAGCAGGAAAGCTTTCTAGACAACTTTGAAGAACCTGCTCCGAAGTAG